In the genome of Caldilineales bacterium, the window CTGATGCTGTACAACTGCGGCAACCCGCGCGGGATCAACCTGCGCGCCGCCCGCCAACCCTGGGGGCCGTGGTCCGAGCCGGGTGTCATTTTCGAGCCGCGGGCCGACGGCGGCTACTGCCATTTCATCCACGATGGCGCCGGCCAGTGCGACAGGGCCAGCGACCCCGGACGCGAGGGCGACTACGGTGGGGAGTATGGCGCTTATGTCATTGCCCCGCTGATGACGGGGGCCGGGGCGGAGACGACGATCTATTACACGCTGTCCACCTGGAACCCGTATGAGGTGATGTTGATGCGGGCCACGTTGCAGGTGGATGACGGCCCGCCCGTCTCGCCCCACCTGCATTTTCTGCCCTTTCTGTTCCGCTGACCCTCCCGGCCCTCGATTTTCCCAGAGAATCGCTTGCTGGTAGAATAGGCGCTGGCAAGTCGTTGTTTTCATCGTATCTATGAGGTAAGGCGAAGTGAGATGACTGTAAAATTTGCGCCCGCGCAAACCGTCGACGACCTCGACTTCTATCCTGAATCGGACGGCAAACCGATGGCTGAATCGGACCTGCATCGCGAGATCATGTTCACTATCATTCATCTGTTGCAGCGCCATTTCGCGGGGCGACGGGTGTATGTCAGCGGCAATCTGTTGCTTTATTACGTGGAGGGCGACCCGCGCAAGTCGGTGGCGCCGGATTGTTTTGTCGTCTGGGATGTAGAGCCGCGGCGCCGGCGCATCTACAAGTTGTGGGAGGAGGGAAAGGGGCCGCGGGTGGTGTTCGAGGTGTCATCCAAGAGTACGAAACGCGAGGATTTGGGCAGCAAGATGCGGTTGTACGCCCAGTTGGGGGTGGAGGAGTATTACATCTATGACCCGACGTCAGAGTATTTGCGGCCACCGCTGGCGGGTTTTCGGCTGGAGGCAGGACGTTTTGCCCCCATGCAGCCGCAGAACCAGGTGGTGGATTGGGGCGATATGGCTTTCGTGCCCGGCGCCGGCGAGCCGCCTGAGTATGTCAGCCCCTTGCTGGGGCTGAGGTTGGCTCTGGATGAGAACGGACGTCTGCAGTTTTTTGATGAAGCGACGGGTGAGCGGCTGTTGGATGACGAGGAGGCGCGGGAGCGAGCGGAGAGGCTTTCCCGCTATGCCGCCACGCGCGCGATCCAGGCGGAGGAGCGGGCCGGCACAGCCGAGGTGCGGGCCAGCACAGCCGAGGAACGGGCCAGCACAGCCGAGGAGCGGGCCAGCACAGCCGAGGAGCGGGCAGCGCAGGCCGAGGCCGAGAATGCGCGTTTGCGGGCGGAGTTGGCGCGCCTGCGCGGATGAGCGATCCCGCCACGCCGGCTGCGGCGAAACGCCGGCTGCGGCAAAAGGACGGGGGATGGATTTTGACAACCGGCGTCCCTGTTGGTATGCTTGCCCCCAGTTTGACGCCGGGGCGGTTCGACTCGCGGGCATGGTTCCGCCGGCGACAGTTCAAGATTCCTGACCGTTGGCTCGCCACTGCGGGCGGGATGTGTTGCTGCTTTGCCGTTTTGCGGCAAGGAGTGTTGAGGTTGCCTGAGAGTTTCCCCCAACAGAGTGGATCGCTGATCCGTCGACAAACGACGGCAGAAGGGACGCGAGGCGTTCTGGCGGTGCTAGGGGGTCGCCCAGAAGCGGAAGACGTTTTTGGTCCGTGGTTCCAGAGTGGCCAGCCAGGGGTGATGGCGGTAGGCGCGGGCCAGGGCGGCAAACAGCCAGCCGGGCATCTTGCCATCGAAGATGACGCCGCTGCCGGAGGGAAGGGCGGGCGCCTGGATGGGAAGCGGAAACAGCACCTGATCGCTGTAGTGCGAGGCGAAGATCAGACGGGTGGCCTCGCCTTCGGGTTGGGCTGTGAGGGTGAATTCCTCGTTCGCACCAGCGGGTGCGAGTGTGACCGGCGGCGGCTCAATCCAGCCGTAGTGACGGGCGTCGAACCAGTAGAAGGATGCGGGCGCGGCATGGGCGGCGATGGCCGACGCCAGCCACATGGGGGTGCGGCCGTAGAGGGCAAGCGGGTGGGCGGCGGGGAGTCGGGCAAGGATGGCAGGCAGGTGTTCGGCTTCGAACCAGATGTCGCCGCCAGGTTGTACTGCACCCACGGCATGGGCGAGTTCGTCGATGACGGTGAGCGTGACGCCGGCCGGGGCTGCGGCCAGGTGGCGCTCGCTCAGTTCGGCTTTGGGGTAGGAGCAGATGCCCTCGACGCGGGCGAGGAGGGCGTCGAACATGCTGCCAGGCCGCGGGTGATCGCGGTCGAGGCCGCTGATGATGCCGCCGAGGATGCCATTGGCGGCGTGGATGGCATCAGCCGGGTGGAGTTGCGACTGCAGGCTGGCGACGGGGATGAGGCTGCGTTCTTGCAGCCACTGCGCCGATTCGCTGCGGTCGGCCTCATCGCGGTAGAGGTGGACGACGTGGGTGCAGGCAGAGAGGAGGTCGAGTTGGTCATCCCTGGGTTTGCCGCCGATGTCCACAAGCATGGGCAGGTGGCGGTTCTGGATGGCGCGGCGCATGCGGGCAAC includes:
- a CDS encoding Uma2 family endonuclease — translated: MTVKFAPAQTVDDLDFYPESDGKPMAESDLHREIMFTIIHLLQRHFAGRRVYVSGNLLLYYVEGDPRKSVAPDCFVVWDVEPRRRRIYKLWEEGKGPRVVFEVSSKSTKREDLGSKMRLYAQLGVEEYYIYDPTSEYLRPPLAGFRLEAGRFAPMQPQNQVVDWGDMAFVPGAGEPPEYVSPLLGLRLALDENGRLQFFDEATGERLLDDEEARERAERLSRYAATRAIQAEERAGTAEVRASTAEERASTAEERASTAEERAAQAEAENARLRAELARLRG